In Rhipicephalus microplus isolate Deutch F79 unplaced genomic scaffold, USDA_Rmic scaffold_52, whole genome shotgun sequence, the following are encoded in one genomic region:
- the LOC119187202 gene encoding UPF0235 protein C15orf40 homolog, with product MQGRALVAIIRRLGTSQAMPKNKSSAKPASKHGKSAEDTKGAEQTTGAVYSTNTGTVAIRVRAKPGASESRITDVSDDSVGVQIAAPPVDGEANTELIRFLSKLLNLRKSDLSLEKGSRSKDKVVLITAQVNVSDVLSSLKKQIGI from the exons ATGCAGGGAAGAGCACTTGTCGCAATTATTCGGCGTTTAGGCACTTCCCAAGCTATGCCGAAAAATAAAAGCAGCGCGAAACCAGCAAGTAAACACGGCAAATCCGCTGAG GATACCAAAGGAGCCGAGCAGACAACCGGCGCTGTTTACAGTACGAACACTGGAACAGTTGCAATTCGAGTACGCGCAAAGCCGGGAGCTAGTGAAAGTAGAATCACTG ATGTCAGCGACGACTCTGTGGGCGTCCAGATTGCTGCACCGCCCGTTGATGGAGAAGCAAACACGGAACTAATCCGCTTTCTCTCGAAACTCCTGAATCTTCGTAAAAGTGACTTGTCGCTTGAAAAG GGCTCCCGTTCCAAAGACAAAGTTGTCTTGATCACAGCACAAGTAAACGTATCTGACGTACTTAGTTCGCTCAAAAAACAAATAGGTATCTGA
- the LOC142788290 gene encoding cytochrome b-c1 complex subunit 10-like: MVHPPLYPIGPRLIQLCKIWARPVALYGATGAIGVAYFTDWKAVLQYVPFYNGKYKEE; this comes from the exons ATGGTACATCCTCCTCTTTACCCAATCGGCCCCAGGCTGATCCAGCTCTGCAAAATCTG GGCTCGGCCGGTGGCCTTGTATGGAGCAACCGGTGCCATTGGGGTTGCGTACTTCACCGATTGGAAAGCAGTACTCCAGTATGTTCCATTTTATAATGGAAAATACAAGGAAGAGTAA